A window of the Ostrea edulis chromosome 1, xbOstEdul1.1, whole genome shotgun sequence genome harbors these coding sequences:
- the LOC130046348 gene encoding carbonyl reductase [NADPH] 1-like isoform X1 yields the protein MSRKVAVVTGSNKGIGYAIVRGLCKQFDGDVYLTARKEELGQEAIKSLNSEGLSPKFHQLDITDQASIDRLRDFLKSNYGGLDILVNNAGMAYKQSSTASFAEQAEVTNNTNYFGTLAVCEAIFPLLRPHARVVNVSSMVSTFAIKKCSNEVKEKFLNTKLTTKELSGLMKDFIQAAKNGNHTSKGYPDSAYGMSKVGVSVLSEIQHRQLSADPREDVIVNACCPGYVDTDMTSHKGRKTIDQGADTPIYLALLPPGSKSPAGNFLSERKIKNWSE from the exons ATGTCGAGGAAGGTAGCCGTG GTGACGGGATCTAATAAGGGGATAGGTTACGCCATTGTCCGAGGACTGTGTAAACAGTTTGACGGGGATGTGTACCTCACTGCTAGAAAGGAGGAGTTAGGTCAAGAGGCCATCAAGAGCTTAAACTCGGAAGGATTGTCTCCAAAGTTCCACCAGCTTGACATCACCGACCAAGCTAGCATTGATCGTCTCAGAGATTTTCTGAAGAGCAATTATGGAGGTTTGGACATACTCGTGAACAATGCTGGAATGGCTTACAAACAATCATCAACAGCTTCATTTGCAGAACAAGCTGAGGTTACGAACAACACGAATTACTTTGGAACTCTCGCTGTTTGTGAAGCTATATTTCCTCTTCTCAGACCGCATGCAAGGGTTGTCAACGTGTCAAGTATGGTCAGTACATTCGCAATTAAGAAATGCAGCAATGAGGTCAAAGAAAAATTCCTCAACACCAAACTAACGACTAAGGAACTGTCAGGTTTGATGAAAGATTTTATCCAGGCAGCAAAGAACGGAAATCATACGAGTAAAGGGTATCCAGATAGCGCTTATGGTATGTCAAAGGTTGGTGTGTCAGTCTTGTCTGAAATTCAGCACCGTCAGCTTTCAGCGGACCCCAGAGAAGACGTTATCGTTAATGCCTGCTGTCCAGGTTACGTCGATACGGATATGACATCACACAAAGGTCGTAAGACTATCGACCAAGGCGCTGATACGCCCATTTATTTGGCACTACTTCCGCCAGGAAGCAAGAGTCCAGCGGGAAATTTCTTGTCAGAAAGGAAGATTAAGAACTGGAGTGAATAG
- the LOC130046348 gene encoding carbonyl reductase [NADPH] 1-like isoform X2 — MSKRVAVVTGSNKGIGYAIVRGLCKQFDGDVYLTARKEELGQEAIKSLNSEGLSPKFHQLDITDQASIDRLRDFLKSNYGGLDILVNNAGMAYKQSSTASFAEQAEVTNNTNYFGTLAVCEAIFPLLRPHARVVNVSSMVSTFAIKKCSNEVKEKFLNTKLTTKELSGLMKDFIQAAKNGNHTSKGYPDSAYGMSKVGVSVLSEIQHRQLSADPREDVIVNACCPGYVDTDMTSHKGRKTIDQGADTPIYLALLPPGSKSPAGNFLSERKIKNWSE, encoded by the exons ATGTCGAAGAGGGTAGCCGTG GTGACGGGATCTAATAAGGGGATAGGTTACGCCATTGTCCGAGGACTGTGTAAACAGTTTGACGGGGATGTGTACCTCACTGCTAGAAAGGAGGAGTTAGGTCAAGAGGCCATCAAGAGCTTAAACTCGGAAGGATTGTCTCCAAAGTTCCACCAGCTTGACATCACCGACCAAGCTAGCATTGATCGTCTCAGAGATTTTCTGAAGAGCAATTATGGAGGTTTGGACATACTCGTGAACAATGCTGGAATGGCTTACAAACAATCATCAACAGCTTCATTTGCAGAACAAGCTGAGGTTACGAACAACACGAATTACTTTGGAACTCTCGCTGTTTGTGAAGCTATATTTCCTCTTCTCAGACCGCATGCAAGGGTTGTCAACGTGTCAAGTATGGTCAGTACATTCGCAATTAAGAAATGCAGCAATGAGGTCAAAGAAAAATTCCTCAACACCAAACTAACGACTAAGGAACTGTCAGGTTTGATGAAAGATTTTATCCAGGCAGCAAAGAACGGAAATCATACGAGTAAAGGGTATCCAGATAGCGCTTATGGTATGTCAAAGGTTGGTGTGTCAGTCTTGTCTGAAATTCAGCACCGTCAGCTTTCAGCGGACCCCAGAGAAGACGTTATCGTTAATGCCTGCTGTCCAGGTTACGTCGATACGGATATGACATCACACAAAGGTCGTAAGACTATCGACCAAGGCGCTGATACGCCCATTTATTTGGCACTACTTCCGCCAGGAAGCAAGAGTCCAGCGGGAAATTTCTTGTCAGAAAGGAAGATTAAGAACTGGAGTGAATAG
- the LOC130054884 gene encoding carbonyl reductase [NADPH] 1-like has protein sequence MSKKVAVVTGSNKGIGYAIVRGLCKQFDGDVYLTARKEELGQEAIKSLNSEGLSPKFHQLDITDQASIDRLRDFLKSNYGGLDILVNNAGMAYKQASTAPFAEQAEVTNNTNYFGTLAVCEAMFPLLRPHARVVNVSSIFSTFTIKKCSNEVKEKFLNKKLTTKELSGLMNDFIQAAKNGNHTSKGYPDSAYGMSKVGVSALSEIQHRQLSADPREDVIVNACCPGFVDTDMSSHKGRKTIDQGADTPVYLALLPPGSKSPAGNFVSEREIKNWSE, from the exons ATGTCGAAGAAAGTAGCCGTG GTGACCGGATCCAATAAGGGGATAGGTTACGCCATTGTCCGAGGACTGTGTAAACAGTTTGACGGCGATGTGTACCTCACTGCTAGGAAGGAGGAGTTGGGTCAAGAGGCCATCAAGAGCTTAAACTCGGAAGGACTATCTCCAAAGTTCCACCAGCTTGACATCACCGACCAAGCTAGCATTGATCGTCTCAGAGATTTTCTGAAGAGCAATTATGGAGGTTTGGACATACTCGTGAACAATGCTGGAATGGCTTACAAACAAGCATCAACGGCTCCATTTGCAGAACAAGCTGAGGTTACGAACAACACGAATTACTTTGGAACTCTTGCTGTTTGCGAAGCTATGTTCCCTCTTCTCAGACCGCATGCAAGGGTTGTCAACGTGTCAAGTATCTTCAGTACCTTTACAATTAAGAAATGTAGCAATGAGGTCaaagaaaaattccttaacaaGAAACTAACGACTAAGGAATTGTCAGGTTTGATGAACGATTTTATCCAGGCAGCAAAGAACGGAAACCATACGAGTAAAGGGTATCCAGATAGCGCTTATGGTATGTCAAAGGTGGGTGTGTCAGCCTTGTCTGAAATTCAGCACCGCCAGCTTTCAGCGGACCCAAGAGAAGATGTTATCGTTAATGCCTGCTGTCCAGGTTTCGTCGACACGGATATGTCATCACACAAAGGTCGTAAGACTATTGACCAAGGAGCTGACACGCCCGTCTATTTGGCATTACTTCCGCCAGGAAGCAAGAGTCCAGCGGGAAATTTCGTGTCAGAAAGGGAGATTAAGAACTGGAGTGAATAG